A region of Mesorhizobium sp. M3A.F.Ca.ET.080.04.2.1 DNA encodes the following proteins:
- the fixJ gene encoding response regulator FixJ: protein MASDVVHVVDDDVDVRKSLGFLLATADFAVRLYVSATAFLATEPKEVDGCIVTDVRMPGIDGIEFLRQLKARGHTVPVIVMTGHADVALAVQAMKEGAADFIEKPFDDQVLIDAIRSAVDNRNHGAASHPQAADIRKNLSTLSERERQVLDGLVSGLPNKTIAYDLGISPRTVEIHRANLMSKMGAGSLSHLVRMALIADPTR from the coding sequence ATGGCCAGTGATGTCGTGCACGTGGTCGATGATGACGTCGACGTCCGCAAGTCTCTGGGCTTCCTTCTTGCGACAGCCGACTTTGCGGTGCGCCTCTATGTATCGGCAACAGCATTCTTGGCAACAGAGCCAAAAGAGGTCGACGGCTGCATCGTCACCGACGTGCGCATGCCCGGCATCGACGGCATAGAATTCCTGAGGCAGTTGAAGGCTCGCGGCCATACCGTGCCGGTCATTGTCATGACGGGGCACGCGGACGTGGCGCTGGCAGTGCAAGCGATGAAGGAAGGAGCGGCCGATTTCATCGAGAAGCCGTTCGACGACCAGGTGCTGATCGACGCAATTCGCTCGGCGGTCGATAACCGCAACCACGGGGCGGCGTCACACCCGCAAGCCGCCGACATTCGGAAAAATCTGTCCACGCTGTCGGAGCGGGAACGTCAGGTGCTTGACGGTCTCGTTTCGGGTTTGCCCAATAAGACGATAGCCTACGATCTTGGGATCAGCCCGCGCACGGTCGAAATCCATCGCGCGAACCTCATGAGCAAGATGGGCGCCGGCAGTCTTTCGCATCTGGTGCGTATGGCTTTGATCGCCGATCCCACACGCTGA
- a CDS encoding phosphoribosyltransferase family protein produces MNFGCWSQNERPELERRRLACRGKHDPLEVWGKTVVIVDDGAATGTPMKVAIRALKRRSPREIVLALPVAPPETLTDLAGEADWTVCLSEPTHLRAIGQITSSFPSSRTTTSSPSVTRPHPASKPVDAVTQPEPATVLRISM; encoded by the coding sequence ATGAACTTCGGGTGCTGGTCGCAAAATGAACGTCCTGAGCTCGAGAGACGCCGCCTCGCATGTCGCGGTAAGCACGACCCTTTGGAGGTATGGGGCAAGACGGTGGTCATCGTTGACGACGGTGCGGCCACCGGGACGCCGATGAAAGTCGCGATCCGCGCGTTGAAGAGACGTTCACCTCGGGAAATCGTCTTAGCCCTCCCGGTGGCGCCGCCAGAGACGTTGACGGACCTTGCCGGCGAAGCCGACTGGACCGTCTGCCTAAGCGAACCGACGCATTTGCGGGCGATTGGCCAAATTACCTCAAGTTTCCCCAGCTCTCGGACGACGACGTCGTCGCCATCTGTGACGAGACCGCACCCAGCCAGCAAGCCGGTCGATGCCGTAACCCAACCCGAGCCGGCGACGGTGCTGCGAATCAGCATGTAG
- a CDS encoding pyridoxamine 5'-phosphate oxidase family protein → MLIRTLSTLECTKLLAANRFARLGCAKEGQPYVVPLYYAHSDNHLYAFSMLGKKIDWMRANRLVSVQVDERGPGRSWKSVIVDGRYEELPDRIGHKLQRDHAWALLSKHAEWWQPGALKPGAPPADLPHVFFRISVAGVSGREASES, encoded by the coding sequence ATGCTCATCCGCACGCTTTCCACTCTGGAATGTACAAAGTTGCTGGCCGCCAACCGCTTCGCTCGCCTGGGCTGCGCAAAGGAGGGACAGCCTTACGTCGTGCCGCTCTATTATGCCCATTCGGACAATCATCTCTATGCGTTCTCGATGTTGGGCAAGAAGATCGATTGGATGCGCGCCAATCGGCTGGTCTCAGTCCAGGTCGATGAGCGGGGTCCGGGCAGAAGTTGGAAGAGCGTCATCGTCGACGGCCGCTATGAGGAGCTCCCCGACCGCATCGGACACAAGCTCCAGCGCGATCACGCCTGGGCCCTGCTGAGCAAACATGCGGAGTGGTGGCAACCGGGCGCTTTAAAGCCAGGTGCCCCGCCGGCTGACCTGCCGCATGTTTTTTTCCGGATCTCTGTCGCCGGTGTCTCAGGGCGAGAGGCGAGTGAGAGCTGA